The following are from one region of the Methanobrevibacter sp. genome:
- a CDS encoding cation diffusion facilitator family transporter produces the protein MTRQARIVKTSIIGIVVNLILVAFKATIGILVNSIAITLDAVNNLTDALSSIITIIGTKLAGKAPDKEHPYGYGRIEYFASIIIAAIVLWAGITALMESWPKILNPDVTSYTTVSLVIIAVAVVVKFMLGRYVKGVGEEINSPALVASGSDAYFDAILSFSTLVAAIISIFWHISLEGILGVIISIVIIKASLEMIKETVDSMLGERVDRALAKKLKKSIMEVPGVYGVYDLFIHNYGPENIQGSVHIKVDDSLTAVEIQKLTRIISTKIYEEYSLIMTAIGIYAKHDQHKDIQDDLAEITSKYPGILETHGFIVYEEENLITFDMIVDFKENREEIKSKVLDEIKERHPQYNFMIIDDYDTSDINI, from the coding sequence ATGACAAGACAGGCAAGAATCGTTAAAACAAGCATAATCGGAATCGTCGTAAATCTTATTCTGGTCGCCTTCAAGGCCACAATAGGAATACTAGTGAATTCAATAGCAATCACATTGGATGCAGTGAACAACCTGACCGATGCATTATCATCAATAATAACAATAATCGGGACAAAACTGGCCGGAAAGGCACCTGACAAGGAACACCCATATGGTTATGGTAGGATAGAATACTTCGCCTCAATCATAATTGCGGCAATCGTTCTTTGGGCGGGAATAACTGCGCTCATGGAATCCTGGCCGAAGATATTGAATCCCGACGTCACAAGCTACACTACCGTGTCACTCGTGATCATTGCCGTTGCGGTCGTCGTCAAGTTCATGCTCGGAAGATACGTGAAAGGGGTTGGCGAGGAGATCAACTCCCCTGCCCTTGTAGCATCCGGAAGCGACGCCTATTTCGATGCGATACTGTCGTTTTCCACACTGGTGGCAGCAATAATCTCAATATTCTGGCACATATCCCTTGAGGGAATACTCGGTGTGATAATATCAATCGTAATCATCAAGGCAAGCCTTGAGATGATAAAGGAGACTGTCGACAGCATGCTCGGAGAGAGGGTTGACAGGGCCCTTGCAAAAAAGCTCAAGAAATCAATAATGGAAGTTCCAGGAGTCTATGGGGTTTATGACCTCTTTATCCACAACTACGGGCCTGAAAACATTCAGGGATCTGTCCACATCAAGGTCGACGACAGCCTGACCGCAGTCGAGATACAGAAGCTGACAAGAATCATATCGACAAAGATATATGAGGAATATTCCCTCATCATGACCGCCATCGGAATATATGCAAAGCATGACCAGCACAAGGACATCCAGGATGACCTTGCTGAAATCACATCAAAATATCCTGGAATCCTTGAAACACATGGATTCATAGTCTATGAGGAGGAAAACCTCATCACGTTCGACATGATCGTTGATTTCAAAGAGAACCGTGAAGAAATAAAAAGCAAGGTGCTTGATGAAATCAAGGAAAGGCATCCCCAATACAATTTCATGATAATAGATGACTATGACACAAGTGATATCAATATATAA
- a CDS encoding glutathione peroxidase → MSIYDFEVNDGEGNPVSLGQYKDKVLLIVNSATKCGFTPQYTQLNEIYTEFNNQGFEILDFPCNQFGSQAPGTTEEITEVCRSKWLVPYTIFEKIDVNGENASPLYEYLKSQQPFRGITGKGSTKLKLVLKAVDRHYKDNDDIKWNFTKFLVDRNGNVVRRFEPTEDLDDVRQAIEDLL, encoded by the coding sequence ATGTCAATATATGATTTTGAAGTAAATGACGGCGAAGGAAACCCAGTTTCTCTTGGCCAATACAAGGACAAGGTGCTTTTAATCGTTAACTCAGCGACCAAATGTGGATTCACACCACAATACACACAATTAAACGAAATTTATACGGAATTCAACAATCAGGGCTTTGAAATCTTGGATTTCCCATGCAACCAGTTCGGCAGCCAGGCTCCCGGCACAACAGAGGAGATAACAGAAGTATGCCGTTCAAAATGGCTAGTTCCGTATACAATCTTTGAAAAGATTGATGTAAACGGCGAGAATGCCTCTCCACTATATGAGTATCTGAAATCCCAGCAACCTTTCAGGGGCATCACAGGAAAAGGCTCAACCAAACTGAAGCTTGTCCTGAAAGCTGTTGACAGGCACTACAAGGACAATGATGACATCAAATGGAACTTCACCAAGTTTCTAGTTGACCGCAACGGCAATGTGGTTAGGAGGTTTGAGCCCACTGAAGATTTGGATGACGTGAGGCAGGCCATCGAAGACCTCCTTTAA
- a CDS encoding universal stress protein, whose translation MYKKILLPTDGSDYAEQEVERVSRLIADGGEIIVLSVAGKLTSSAFQSGRKVRKMNERLLKEAKDAVEHMADKFDSSLNVKKIVRTGFAAETINEVAAEEGVELIVISASGKSGLHRFILGSVTEEVLKTADIDVLLVHNS comes from the coding sequence ATGTATAAAAAAATCTTATTGCCCACCGACGGATCCGACTATGCGGAGCAGGAAGTTGAAAGAGTCTCCCGACTGATAGCTGATGGAGGCGAAATAATCGTCTTGTCAGTTGCAGGAAAACTGACTTCCAGTGCTTTTCAAAGCGGAAGGAAAGTCAGGAAAATGAATGAAAGATTATTGAAGGAAGCTAAAGACGCCGTTGAGCATATGGCAGATAAATTCGACTCATCACTTAACGTCAAAAAGATAGTGAGGACAGGATTTGCCGCTGAAACCATCAATGAGGTTGCAGCTGAGGAAGGCGTTGAGCTGATAGTGATATCCGCTTCAGGTAAAAGCGGACTGCACAGGTTCATCCTAGGCAGCGTGACCGAAGAGGTTCTCAAAACTGCCGATATCGACGTGCTTCTTGTGCATAACAGCTAA
- a CDS encoding glycosyltransferase family 2 protein, producing MVKVSVIMPVYNAEDYLEDAIGGILNQTLDDWELICVDDGSADSSLEILNEFASNDSRIKVYHQENRGGGAARNVALTHTTGEYLYCMDADDSIEPYALEECYEIATQKDLDFIIFQANNYDVDTDTYNNFRIFRMDNIADKVGESIFSYRDLGDLIFDTSSTPWCKFYNLDFVKRTGAQFAEGLIFHDNIFWWEILLNGERIYFYRKYLYTRNNHSKSSTGAGDRRYLDAIPISNMIWDIFFRYGQFDNYRKGLGMRKFDKVLHWYDRIQEDLKEEYFQAMKEDYEKIAEDKEFCDNFVPEISKKSKDIFLNTLKATNHEEFDELMGETMPKKQDNPGIFKKAFKKIFK from the coding sequence ATGGTTAAGGTGTCAGTTATAATGCCGGTCTACAATGCCGAAGACTATCTGGAGGATGCTATTGGAGGCATTCTAAATCAGACATTGGATGACTGGGAATTGATTTGCGTGGATGACGGGTCTGCGGACAGCTCATTGGAGATTTTGAATGAGTTCGCCTCAAATGACAGTCGAATAAAAGTTTATCACCAGGAAAACAGGGGCGGAGGAGCTGCAAGAAACGTCGCATTGACCCATACGACTGGAGAGTATCTCTACTGCATGGATGCCGATGACTCGATTGAGCCATATGCCCTCGAGGAGTGCTATGAGATAGCCACCCAAAAGGATTTGGATTTCATAATTTTCCAGGCAAACAACTATGACGTCGACACAGACACATACAACAACTTCAGGATATTCAGGATGGACAACATTGCCGATAAGGTCGGCGAAAGCATATTCAGCTATCGCGATTTGGGCGATCTGATTTTCGATACGTCCTCAACCCCATGGTGCAAGTTCTACAATCTCGATTTCGTCAAAAGAACAGGTGCTCAGTTTGCAGAAGGGCTCATTTTCCATGACAACATATTCTGGTGGGAAATACTTTTGAACGGTGAGAGGATTTACTTCTACAGGAAATACCTGTATACAAGGAACAATCACTCAAAGTCATCGACCGGAGCCGGAGACAGGCGCTATCTTGATGCGATTCCGATATCCAACATGATATGGGACATATTCTTCAGATACGGCCAGTTCGACAATTACAGGAAGGGCCTGGGAATGAGAAAGTTTGACAAGGTGCTCCATTGGTATGACAGGATTCAGGAGGACCTCAAGGAGGAATACTTCCAGGCGATGAAGGAAGACTATGAGAAGATAGCTGAAGACAAGGAGTTTTGCGATAATTTCGTTCCTGAAATATCTAAGAAAAGCAAGGACATTTTTTTAAATACGCTTAAGGCCACTAATCATGAGGAATTCGATGAGCTAATGGGCGAGACCATGCCCAAAAAACAGGACAATCCGGGCATATTCAAAAAAGCGTTCAAAAAGATTTTTAAATAA
- a CDS encoding glycosyltransferase family 2 protein has product MPVYNAEDFLAESIDCILNQTLDDLELICVDDGSVDSSLEMLNDYAEKDSRVKVFHQENRGGGAARNVAIEHAVGEYIYCMDADDMIELDALEILYDLSAEKDLDMVIFQAINYDDKLDKYYHNVYYDMEELADFVGNEVFGFDDLDDYIFKISVTPWCKFYRTKFVKDADAKFAEGLIFHDNIFYWDLIFKAKRMYFLRKFLYIRRRHIASSTGAGDKRYISTITINNMIIQRFIDNNQFDRYKQHLYNRKISLIYRRYGEVQDQYKPDFYDAMKEDFSKLLDASVYDEFMELAYDHNIKRFNDVVKSRDFKDFEKRYNRKGNSKNKKSLKSKVKKVLRKFK; this is encoded by the coding sequence ATGCCGGTATACAATGCTGAAGACTTTCTAGCTGAGTCAATAGACTGCATTCTCAATCAGACACTGGATGATTTGGAGCTCATCTGCGTTGATGACGGGTCTGTGGATTCGTCACTGGAGATGCTGAACGATTATGCTGAAAAGGACAGTCGTGTCAAGGTCTTTCATCAGGAAAACCGTGGAGGTGGGGCCGCAAGGAATGTGGCCATAGAGCATGCTGTCGGTGAGTACATCTACTGCATGGATGCCGACGACATGATTGAGCTTGATGCGTTGGAAATCCTATACGATTTGTCAGCCGAAAAGGATTTGGACATGGTGATATTCCAGGCAATAAACTACGACGACAAGCTCGACAAGTATTACCACAATGTTTACTATGACATGGAGGAGCTGGCCGATTTCGTTGGCAATGAGGTGTTCGGCTTTGATGATTTGGACGATTACATATTCAAGATATCAGTGACCCCATGGTGCAAGTTCTACAGAACAAAGTTCGTCAAGGACGCTGACGCCAAGTTTGCCGAAGGCCTGATTTTCCATGACAACATATTCTATTGGGACTTGATATTCAAGGCCAAGAGGATGTATTTCCTAAGGAAATTCCTATACATAAGAAGAAGGCACATCGCATCATCAACTGGTGCAGGAGACAAGAGATACATCAGCACAATCACGATAAACAACATGATCATTCAAAGGTTCATAGACAACAACCAGTTCGACAGGTACAAGCAGCATCTCTACAACAGGAAAATCAGCCTGATTTACAGAAGGTACGGCGAGGTTCAGGACCAGTACAAGCCGGATTTCTACGATGCCATGAAGGAGGACTTCTCCAAGCTGCTTGACGCCAGCGTATATGACGAGTTCATGGAGCTTGCCTATGACCACAACATAAAAAGGTTCAATGATGTCGTCAAGTCAAGGGATTTCAAGGACTTTGAAAAGAGATATAACCGAAAGGGCAATTCCAAAAATAAAAAATCCTTAAAGTCCAAAGTCAAAAAGGTCTTGAGGAAATTCAAATAA
- a CDS encoding glycosyltransferase, whose protein sequence is MCKVSVIMPVYNGEDYLCQSIDCILNQSLKDLELICVDDGSVDSSLDILNGYAEKDSRVKVFHQENRGGGAARNVAITHATGKYLYCMDADDMLELDALERLYGLCEEKSLDFTIFKAINYEDDTGRYYETPDYSMEKLAEFSKGNVFSFEDLGDLIFNITVTPWSKFYNLQFVKDSGAQFAEGMIFHDNPFFWEVLFNSKRLYFLDEFLYTRRRHSTSSTKAGDKRFANIITIININVSIFMKYNQFERFKDILYNKKVFWIHMRYENIQEQYKEFFFGKMKEDFSKMLGHERYGEFISALNWKNRAIFENCISSNNVSEFDLKMSKANNPNIFKKGVRKVLRTFKK, encoded by the coding sequence ATGTGTAAGGTCTCCGTTATAATGCCGGTCTACAATGGTGAGGACTATCTTTGCCAGTCAATCGACTGCATCCTAAACCAATCCTTAAAGGATTTGGAGCTAATCTGCGTCGATGACGGGTCTGTGGATTCGTCACTGGATATATTGAACGGTTACGCTGAAAAGGACAGCCGTGTCAAGGTGTTTCATCAGGAAAACAGGGGCGGAGGGGCCGCAAGAAACGTGGCCATAACTCATGCAACTGGAAAGTATCTCTACTGCATGGATGCCGATGACATGCTGGAACTCGATGCCCTTGAGAGGCTATATGGCTTATGCGAAGAGAAAAGCCTAGATTTCACTATTTTTAAGGCAATCAACTATGAGGATGACACAGGCAGGTATTATGAGACTCCTGACTATTCGATGGAAAAGCTTGCCGAGTTCTCAAAAGGAAACGTTTTCAGTTTTGAGGATTTGGGAGACCTGATTTTCAACATCACTGTCACCCCGTGGAGCAAGTTTTATAACCTCCAGTTCGTAAAGGATTCAGGGGCCCAGTTTGCTGAAGGCATGATATTTCACGACAACCCGTTTTTTTGGGAAGTGCTTTTCAACTCCAAAAGACTCTATTTTCTCGATGAGTTCCTATACACAAGAAGAAGGCACTCGACATCATCGACAAAGGCCGGAGACAAGCGCTTTGCAAACATCATAACCATCATAAATATTAACGTGTCCATTTTCATGAAATACAATCAGTTCGAGCGCTTCAAGGACATCCTCTACAACAAGAAGGTCTTCTGGATTCACATGAGATATGAAAACATCCAGGAGCAATACAAGGAATTCTTCTTTGGAAAAATGAAGGAGGACTTCTCGAAAATGCTTGGCCATGAGAGATACGGAGAGTTCATCTCAGCTCTCAACTGGAAAAACAGGGCGATTTTCGAAAACTGCATATCATCAAACAATGTTTCCGAATTCGATTTGAAAATGTCCAAGGCAAACAATCCCAATATTTTCAAGAAAGGGGTCAGGAAGGTTTTGAGGACATTCAAAAAATAG
- a CDS encoding UDP-glucose/GDP-mannose dehydrogenase family protein — MNITVIGTGYVGLVTGACFSKMGNKVYCVDIVEEKIQGLKNNILPIFEPHLGTVVRTSQEKGDLIFTTDIKEALDNTDIIFIAVGTPMAEDGSANLDYIFSAASDIANNITRDSLVVIKSTVPVGTGFKVRDHINAILDERDSDVTIKIASNPEFLKEGHAIEDCLHPDRVVIGAEDEEVFETLKDLYATFVLNHDRFVLMDIKSSEMTKYVANSMLATKISFMNEIANICEVTGADVQSVRLGIGSDRRIGYDFIYAGCGYGGSCFPKDVQALINTAQENGYEPKILSNVELVNKNQKMVLVNKVVDRFGEDLTGLTFAVWGLAFKPGTDDVREATSLVVISELIKRGAKIKAYDSQATEEFTRAIDDECLPSIEFKANRYEALDDADALILITEWKEFRNPDYDLLSEKMNQNVIFDGRNIYDRKIRNRGFELYQIGC, encoded by the coding sequence ATGAACATTACTGTTATTGGAACTGGATATGTAGGCCTTGTAACAGGCGCCTGTTTTTCTAAAATGGGAAACAAGGTATATTGCGTAGACATTGTAGAGGAAAAGATACAAGGACTTAAGAATAATATTTTACCTATTTTCGAACCCCATCTGGGCACGGTGGTAAGGACCAGCCAGGAAAAGGGGGATCTGATTTTCACAACTGACATCAAGGAAGCGCTTGACAACACCGACATCATTTTCATTGCCGTCGGAACCCCGATGGCGGAAGACGGAAGCGCAAACCTGGATTATATATTCTCGGCGGCTTCTGACATAGCTAACAACATCACCAGGGATTCCCTTGTCGTGATAAAGTCAACCGTCCCTGTCGGAACAGGATTCAAGGTAAGGGACCATATCAACGCCATACTTGATGAAAGGGATAGTGACGTGACCATCAAGATAGCTTCAAATCCTGAATTTCTAAAGGAAGGCCATGCAATTGAGGACTGCCTTCACCCTGACAGGGTGGTAATCGGCGCTGAAGACGAGGAAGTCTTCGAAACCCTGAAGGATTTGTATGCCACATTCGTCCTGAATCACGACAGGTTCGTTCTCATGGACATCAAGAGTTCCGAGATGACAAAGTACGTTGCAAATTCAATGCTTGCAACAAAGATATCCTTCATGAACGAGATTGCAAACATCTGCGAGGTCACAGGAGCCGACGTTCAAAGCGTGCGTCTGGGTATCGGGTCCGACAGAAGGATTGGATACGACTTCATTTATGCAGGATGCGGATATGGGGGAAGCTGCTTTCCAAAGGACGTTCAGGCATTGATCAACACCGCACAGGAAAACGGCTACGAGCCTAAGATTCTCTCAAATGTGGAGCTTGTCAACAAGAACCAGAAAATGGTTCTGGTAAACAAGGTCGTGGACAGGTTCGGCGAGGACTTGACAGGTCTGACATTTGCAGTCTGGGGACTTGCATTCAAGCCGGGCACCGATGACGTGAGGGAAGCGACATCACTTGTCGTGATATCCGAGCTCATCAAGAGAGGAGCCAAAATCAAGGCTTACGATTCACAGGCAACCGAGGAATTCACCAGGGCAATCGATGATGAATGCCTGCCTTCAATCGAGTTTAAGGCAAACAGGTACGAAGCTCTAGACGATGCTGATGCGCTGATACTGATTACCGAATGGAAGGAATTCAGAAACCCTGACTATGACTTGCTTTCAGAAAAGATGAATCAGAACGTTATTTTTGATGGAAGAAACATCTATGACAGGAAAATCCGCAACAGAGGATTTGAACTGTATCAAATCGGATGCTAA
- a CDS encoding amino acid ABC transporter substrate-binding protein — MNKKIGLILALVLVSLMMVGTASAGLFDMFGGSSDSNQTANDNETLVVGFDAEFPPYGYKDDSGNYTGFDLDLAKEVCERNNWTFKAQPIDWDAKDAELDSGSIDCIWNGFTIDGRENDYLWSDPYFDNKQIFVVKSDSGINSISDLANKTVETQKDSSALAALEGDNKTIADTFAALNQVADYNTAFMDLESGACDAVAMDIGVAEYDIKNKNNSDDFKILNQSITTEKYGIGFKLGNQDLRDQVQKTLNEMFEDGTVAEIAQRYGISEDALIHP; from the coding sequence ATGAATAAAAAGATAGGTTTAATTTTAGCTTTGGTCCTCGTATCTTTAATGATGGTAGGTACCGCAAGCGCAGGTTTATTTGACATGTTTGGAGGAAGCAGCGATTCCAATCAAACCGCAAATGACAATGAAACACTCGTTGTCGGTTTTGATGCAGAATTCCCTCCATACGGATACAAAGACGATAGTGGAAACTACACTGGTTTCGACTTAGACTTAGCAAAAGAAGTTTGTGAAAGAAACAATTGGACATTCAAGGCACAACCAATCGATTGGGATGCAAAGGATGCTGAATTGGATTCCGGTTCAATTGACTGCATCTGGAACGGATTCACAATTGACGGAAGGGAAAACGACTACCTCTGGTCCGACCCTTACTTCGACAACAAACAGATATTTGTTGTAAAATCCGATTCTGGAATCAATTCCATTTCTGATTTAGCAAACAAAACAGTAGAAACACAAAAAGACTCATCTGCATTAGCAGCTCTTGAAGGAGACAACAAGACCATTGCAGACACATTCGCAGCTCTAAACCAAGTTGCTGACTATAACACTGCATTCATGGACTTGGAATCAGGCGCATGTGATGCTGTAGCTATGGATATTGGTGTTGCAGAATACGACATTAAAAACAAGAACAACTCCGATGACTTCAAAATATTGAATCAGTCAATCACCACTGAAAAATATGGTATTGGATTCAAATTAGGCAATCAAGACTTAAGAGACCAAGTTCAAAAAACTTTAAATGAAATGTTTGAAGACGGTACTGTAGCTGAAATCGCTCAAAGGTACGGTATCTCTGAAGACGCATTAATCCATCCATAA
- a CDS encoding amino acid ABC transporter permease codes for MILSNVIEQLLGGMVTSVEIFLLTLLFALPLGLLVAGGRMSKFAPLRWISKLYISIMRGTPLMLQLIVVFFAPYYVLGWSLSPDYRFIAVIIAFTINYAAYFAEIYRGGIESINSGQYEAAQVLGYSRIETFFIIIMPQVTKIILPSVTNEVITLVKDTSLSFVIAIPEMFTVAKQIAAADSSIAALLVAGVFYYVFNILVAFVMARLEKRLDYYE; via the coding sequence ATGATATTGAGTAATGTTATTGAACAGTTGCTTGGCGGTATGGTTACCTCCGTTGAGATATTCCTGCTTACTCTTTTATTCGCCCTTCCTCTCGGTTTACTTGTAGCCGGGGGAAGGATGAGTAAGTTTGCACCGCTCAGGTGGATTTCAAAATTGTATATTTCAATAATGAGAGGTACTCCATTGATGCTGCAGCTGATTGTTGTATTCTTCGCACCGTATTATGTGCTGGGATGGAGTCTTTCTCCGGACTACAGGTTCATTGCGGTAATCATCGCATTCACTATAAATTATGCGGCATACTTTGCTGAAATTTATAGGGGCGGAATTGAATCAATAAACAGCGGACAATATGAGGCTGCTCAGGTATTGGGTTATAGTAGAATCGAAACATTTTTCATAATCATCATGCCTCAGGTAACCAAGATAATTCTTCCTTCTGTAACTAATGAAGTGATTACTCTTGTAAAGGATACTTCTCTTTCATTTGTAATTGCAATTCCGGAAATGTTTACAGTGGCCAAACAGATTGCAGCTGCTGATTCATCAATTGCCGCTTTGCTGGTGGCTGGTGTATTCTACTATGTATTCAACATACTTGTTGCATTTGTAATGGCACGTCTCGAGAAAAGATTGGATTATTATGAATAG
- a CDS encoding amino acid ABC transporter ATP-binding protein, whose amino-acid sequence MSLLEIKNLKKSFGDNVVLKDISLDVERGEVLAIIGPSGSGKSTLLRCITGLDHQDGGIIDFEGTFGLVFQNFNLFPHHSVMKNITNAPIRVQKRKKEEVFDHARSLLKQMGLEDKEDAYPCELSGGQQQRVSIARALAMNPDILFFDEPTSALDPELTGEILEVIRELAENNMTMVIVTHEMAFARNVADSVIFMDDGVIVEEGTPEEVFSSDNQRMKDFLGKFYD is encoded by the coding sequence ATGAGTTTGCTTGAAATTAAAAATCTTAAAAAGAGTTTTGGTGACAATGTAGTCCTGAAGGATATTTCTCTTGATGTTGAAAGAGGGGAAGTGCTGGCCATCATTGGCCCTTCCGGATCAGGCAAGTCCACATTGCTGAGATGCATAACAGGCCTGGACCATCAGGACGGCGGAATAATAGATTTTGAGGGAACCTTTGGTCTGGTGTTCCAGAATTTCAACCTGTTCCCGCATCACTCCGTAATGAAAAACATTACAAATGCTCCTATCCGTGTTCAAAAGAGAAAGAAAGAAGAGGTTTTTGACCATGCTCGAAGTCTCTTAAAGCAGATGGGCCTTGAAGACAAGGAGGACGCTTACCCTTGTGAACTTTCAGGAGGTCAGCAGCAAAGGGTTTCAATCGCAAGAGCGCTGGCGATGAATCCCGACATTCTGTTTTTCGACGAGCCGACTTCCGCACTTGACCCTGAATTGACAGGCGAGATTCTGGAAGTAATCAGGGAGCTGGCTGAAAACAACATGACCATGGTTATCGTCACCCACGAAATGGCTTTTGCACGTAATGTGGCTGATTCAGTCATTTTCATGGATGATGGAGTAATTGTTGAGGAAGGAACTCCTGAGGAAGTGTTCTCTTCCGATAACCAAAGGATGAAGGACTTCTTGGGTAAGTTCTACGATTAA
- a CDS encoding zinc ribbon domain-containing protein, which produces MKCPKCQVDNSDSAKFCKKCGAPLAKKVINHETMINSMNEADSSNNNTTKIIIIALAVIAIVLAGAFVYLWLNGDSGDDSDVNVVDADTDDVTPDDSSPSTASPSQPSASSMQILGGSFQTGSSLSDRTYASIYVGSQYSGQDVKIQIWYYNDGDTLNNGNMVPKTVDSSGYIHVRSANAFAYYPDTAVINLYDTSGNLLDTQTVYLSANSGTQTF; this is translated from the coding sequence ATGAAATGTCCTAAATGTCAAGTTGATAATTCGGATTCCGCTAAATTCTGTAAGAAATGCGGAGCGCCTCTGGCAAAAAAGGTCATCAATCATGAGACCATGATCAATTCTATGAATGAGGCCGACAGTTCGAATAACAATACCACTAAAATCATTATCATTGCATTGGCTGTCATTGCCATTGTATTGGCCGGTGCATTCGTGTACCTGTGGTTAAATGGCGATTCCGGTGATGATTCTGATGTTAATGTTGTGGATGCAGACACCGATGATGTAACTCCTGATGATTCATCCCCGTCCACGGCCTCTCCGTCACAGCCTTCGGCATCGTCCATGCAGATTTTAGGTGGAAGTTTTCAAACTGGCTCTTCGCTGTCGGATCGGACCTACGCTTCGATTTACGTAGGTTCACAGTATTCAGGCCAGGATGTCAAGATACAGATATGGTACTATAATGACGGCGACACACTCAACAATGGAAATATGGTTCCTAAAACTGTCGATTCCAGCGGTTATATCCATGTGAGAAGTGCAAACGCATTTGCATATTATCCGGATACTGCAGTAATCAATCTGTATGATACAAGCGGCAATCTTCTGGATACACAGACCGTTTATCTTTCTGCAAACAGTGGAACTCAAACATTTTAA